A DNA window from Onthophagus taurus isolate NC chromosome 1, IU_Otau_3.0, whole genome shotgun sequence contains the following coding sequences:
- the LOC139432641 gene encoding uncharacterized protein, producing the protein MVRNYKRKNTRSGIVDEEAMTSAIKEVLNKNLSTRKSANKYGIKPSTLETRINKIRKAKSGEPTTSNRLFNSKYTANQVFTKEEEDMLNEYIIISSKRHYGLTLEQIRKLSYQFAKLNNFRYPPSWDENKMAGKDWLACYRKRNANLSLRKPENTSAARSFGFNKSAVGEFFENLEQVLQKHKFTGDRIYNFDESGISTVLNTPRVLAEKTQKQVGQLVSAERGELVTFGGFICANGNTIPPLFVFPRVHYKDHFIDGAPEGSLGVATKSGWINSVIFLDVLKHMQRHTVCSKENPILLLCDNHESHVTIDAINYARENGIIYLSFPPHTTHRLQPLDVGVFGPFKSKLKTAFNDWHVSHPGKSLNIYSIPKLAKLAYFQSFNGKNITAAFEKTGIWPFNKLVFSDEDFAPVQVYHNDSAPEPSVTNAEATNDEAAPQEAPQTSPPASPVLPVVCSSSSYAMASPSTSLGIVTPEMIRPYPKIHKTTSATAKKRKIGKSRIYTDTPEKNRLEDIARAKETKKIEKERKNRVKEVKRALKLVSTEVDKSKKQKKDLESESETNTDMSLRESSASPVEDICEELETETPVLIHNIKKGSFVVVKFDKKKSVLHYVGEIVEKYSPSEYKISFLRKKQGKAGSWNFVYPNTKDEGSVLISDIILILPKSKTAATARTARIFNFGKDFSPYNIQ; encoded by the coding sequence ATGGTGCGCAACTACAAACGGAAGAATACCAGAAGCGGTATAGTGGATGAAGAGGCTATGACATCAGCAATTAAGGAGGTCCTAAATAAAAACCTATCTACTAGAAAGTCTGCAAATAAATATGGTATAAAGCCATCAACCCTTGAAACtcgtattaataaaattcgtaaAGCCAAATCTGGAGAACCTACTACATCTAATCGATTGTTTAACTCAAAGTATACTGCCAATCAAGTTTTTaccaaagaagaagaagatatgCTAAATGAGTATATCATAATCAGTTCCAAGAGGCACTACGGTTTAACACTGGAACAAATTAGGAAACTTTCCTACCAATTTGCAAAATTGAATAACTTTCGATACCCGCCCAGCTGGGATGAAAACAAAATGGCCGGTAAAGATTGGTTGGCCTGCTATCGTAAACGAAACGCCAATTTAAGTTTACGAAAACCCGAGAATACTAGTGCAGCTAGGTCATTTGGATTTAATAAGTCAGCTGTTGGCGAATTTTTTGAGAACCTGGAACAAGTCTTACAGAAGCACAAATTTACTGGAGATCGTATTTACAATTTTGACGAGTCTGGTATTTCCACAGTATTAAATACGCCCAGAGTTTTAGCtgaaaaaactcaaaaacaaGTGGGTCAACTCGTGTCCGCTGAAAGAGGGGAGCTAGTTACCTTTGGGGGCTTTATTTGCGCAAACGGAAATACTATCCCACCTTTATTTGTGTTTCCAAGGGTGCATTACAAGGACCATTTCATTGATGGTGCACCAGAAGGAAGTTTGGGAGTGGCTACGAAGAGCGGTTGGATTAACTCAGTCATTTTTTTAGATGTCCTGAAACATATGCAGAGACATACGGTGTGCTCAAAAGAAAACCCAATTTTACTTCTGTGTGACAATCACGAAAGCCACGTGACCATTGATGCAATAAATTATGCACGTGAGAATGGAATTATTTATCTGTCATTCCCTCCACATACCACGCACCGTCTCCAACCGTTGGATGTTGGAGTCTTTGGCCCATTCAAATCAAAGCTGAAAACTGCATTCAACGACTGGCATGTGTCTCATCCAGGGAAATCTCTTAACATCTACAGCATTCCAAAACTGGCTAAATTAGCCTATTTTCAGTCTTTCAATGGTAAGAATATTACTGCTGCTTTCGAGAAGACCGGTATATGGCCATTCAACAAACTTGTTTTCAGCGACGAAGATTTTGCTCCAGTGCAAGTGTACCACAACGACTCTGCGCCAGAACCATCTGTGACTAATGCCGAAGCAACCAATGATGAAGCTGCGCCTCAAGAGGCTCCGCAAACTTCACCACCTGCATCTCCTGTGTTGCCTGTAGTTTGTTCATCGTCCAGTTACGCAATGGCTTCACCATCGACATCTTTAGGAATAGTAACTCCAGAGATGATCCGACCCTATcctaaaatacataaaactaCGTCTGCAACAgctaagaaaagaaaaattggcAAATCAAGAATATATACCGACACACCTGAAAAAAATAGACTTGAAGACATTGCACGAGCAAAAGAAACGAAGAAAATTGAGAAAGAACGAAAAAATAGAGTGAAGGAGGTGAAACGTGCGCTGAAATTAGTATCGACCGAAGTTGATAagtcaaaaaaacaaaagaaggaTTTAGAGTCTGAGAGTGAGACTAACACTGATATGAGCTTGAGAGAAAGTTCTGCTTCTCCGGTTGAAGACATCTGTGAAGAATTAGAAACAGAAACACCTGTTTTGATTCACAACATTAAGAAAGGGAGTTTTGTTGtagtgaaatttgataaaaagaaGTCAGTTTTACATTACGTTGGAGAAATCGTTGAAAAATATAGTCCATCAGAATATAAAATctcatttttaagaaaaaagcaGGGAAAGGCCGGTTCTTGGAATTTTGTGTATCCAAATACGAAAGATGAAGGATCTGTTCTTATTTCAGATATCATTCTTATACTGCCAAAATCCAAAACTGCTGCCACAGCGAGGACGGCCCGTATTTTTAACTTTGGAAAAGATTTTTCGCCATACAATATCCAATAG